A stretch of Candidatus Latescibacter sp. DNA encodes these proteins:
- a CDS encoding FkbM family methyltransferase: MDFFIRLFQRLNIYDTVKTIKEGLYRLTPQYHKHQNAMKSFYGLFIHADDLCFDIGANVGNRTEIFLSLGARVVAVEPQSSCVRKLEKKFRGVDRITIVPEAVGEEPGIAELLVSQATTISSISQEWISRVRASGRFASYFWKKHEQVKVTTMDGLIARFGRPVFCKIDVEGFEYQVVRGLSQPVGILSFEFTPEYIEPALDSIRYLSGLGEARFNYSPGESMQLALDDWAASDEIIRILTTLPDRSVFGDVYARFLKSEI, encoded by the coding sequence CGTAAAAACGATCAAAGAAGGTTTGTACCGGCTGACTCCCCAATACCATAAACATCAGAATGCCATGAAATCATTCTACGGGCTGTTCATCCATGCTGACGACCTGTGCTTCGATATCGGGGCCAATGTGGGAAACAGGACGGAAATATTCCTGTCCCTCGGCGCCCGTGTGGTTGCGGTCGAGCCGCAGAGTTCCTGTGTACGGAAATTGGAGAAGAAATTTCGGGGAGTTGACCGGATCACCATCGTTCCCGAGGCGGTCGGCGAAGAGCCGGGAATCGCAGAGCTTCTGGTCAGCCAGGCCACTACCATTTCTTCCATTTCGCAGGAGTGGATCAGCCGGGTGCGGGCAAGCGGAAGGTTTGCGTCCTATTTCTGGAAGAAACATGAGCAGGTCAAAGTAACCACCATGGACGGGCTTATTGCACGATTCGGCAGGCCGGTTTTCTGTAAAATTGACGTGGAAGGTTTCGAATATCAGGTTGTCAGGGGATTGTCGCAGCCCGTGGGTATTCTCTCTTTCGAATTCACACCGGAATACATTGAGCCGGCGCTGGACTCGATTCGGTACCTTTCCGGTCTGGGGGAAGCGCGGTTCAACTATTCCCCTGGTGAATCCATGCAGCTTGCTCTTGACGACTGGGCAGCCTCCGATGAGATTATCCGCATCCTTACCACCCTGCCCGATAGATCCGTTTTCGGAGATGTGTACGCGCGTTTTTTGAAATCTGAAATCTGA
- a CDS encoding DUF523 domain-containing protein, translated as MTGDKLIVPSSVKPRVVFSRCLGFACCRYDGMCISDEFVDKLREQVECITVCPETEIGLGVPRDPIRVISTQNGRTLFQPSTGRNLTGEMQVFSAAFLDSLPMIDGFILKGRSPSCGIKGVEQFSPEGKIIGKGTGIFGDAVMKRFPHLVVEDEGRLKDRKNRELFLVKIFAFARLRKQTG; from the coding sequence ATGACCGGTGATAAGTTGATTGTGCCCTCTTCAGTCAAACCCCGTGTGGTATTCAGCCGGTGTCTCGGATTTGCCTGCTGCCGCTATGACGGGATGTGCATCTCCGATGAGTTCGTGGACAAACTCCGGGAACAGGTCGAATGCATCACCGTATGTCCTGAAACGGAGATCGGCCTCGGCGTCCCCCGCGACCCCATCCGGGTGATTTCCACTCAAAACGGACGAACCCTGTTCCAACCCTCTACCGGCCGGAATCTCACCGGAGAAATGCAGGTATTCTCGGCTGCATTCCTTGATTCGCTCCCCATGATAGACGGGTTTATACTGAAAGGGCGATCACCTTCCTGTGGAATCAAAGGTGTTGAACAGTTCTCCCCGGAGGGGAAAATTATCGGGAAGGGAACGGGAATTTTCGGAGATGCTGTGATGAAAAGGTTCCCACACCTTGTTGTCGAGGATGAAGGCCGTCTTAAAGATCGTAAAAACCGAGAACTTTTCCTCGTAAAAATTTTCGCATTCGCCCGTCTCAGAAAACAAACCGGTTGA
- the glgP gene encoding alpha-glucan family phosphorylase → MRPIKSFDVRASLPESLEPLREIAYNLWWYWNISAIKLFYRLNTNLWEETNHNPVDIIGKIPQSHLEMLATDEGTLANLERVKSQFESYMNGTSWYARNVSKETEKLIAYFSLEFGLAESIPIYSGGLGVLAGDHLKSASDLGIPLVGMGILYQEGYFRQYLNNDGWQQQLYINNDFYNMPLTRVLDSNGEDLKIEIDFPGGPLYARVWKIQTGRVPLYLLDTNIDDNTRENRTITSSLYGGDQEMRLKQEMLLGIGGLRALHAMDIWPTVCHMNEGHAAFLSLERIRTLMEMEGLTFNEAFELASAGNVFTTHTPVAAGHDRFPPELMLRYFESFIPELGLTRDEFLALGRVNPKTPDENFTMTVLALKTSDQSNAVSRLHMQVSREMWKDLWPDFPLDEVPIAHVTNGIHVSSWVSQDMVDLFDRYVGPKWRDEPASLEIWNRVNNIPDEEIWRTHERRRERLVSFVRRRLQIQLKRQGASDYELNLARGALNSKALTIGFARRFATYKRGDLIFRDLQRLSKILKNPDQPVQIIIAGKAHPRDDDGKDLIRRIIHYSRLPEIKGQVVFVEDYDLSVARYLLQGVDVWLNTPRRPLEASGTSGMKAAANGAINLSILDGWWDEAYTPEVGWAIGSGEVYDDPSFQDTVESNAIYNILEKDLAPLFYNVEASGLPRKWIEKMKQSMSRLVPIFNTHRMVHEYYNDRYRPAIKRYNDLKADKAARAAALALWKQKILENWSGIRIIRVDADSLGPFKVGDSVKVTAMISLGNLAPQDVCVELFAGMVDASGLLFDTMPVSMEWKGAKQKGQVFEGALTLTRSGKVGYSLRILPCNPDMFSYQDMMLIKWA, encoded by the coding sequence ATGCGTCCAATTAAAAGTTTTGATGTACGGGCATCTTTGCCGGAATCTTTGGAACCGTTACGGGAAATAGCATACAACCTTTGGTGGTATTGGAATATCAGCGCCATAAAACTTTTTTATCGTCTCAATACCAATCTTTGGGAAGAGACGAATCATAATCCGGTGGATATAATAGGGAAAATTCCCCAGTCCCATTTGGAAATGCTGGCGACCGATGAGGGGACACTGGCGAATCTGGAAAGAGTCAAATCCCAGTTCGAGAGCTATATGAACGGTACGAGCTGGTATGCCCGGAATGTGTCAAAGGAGACCGAGAAACTTATCGCCTATTTTTCTCTCGAATTCGGCCTGGCGGAGAGCATTCCCATATATTCGGGCGGTCTGGGAGTGCTCGCCGGAGATCACCTGAAAAGCGCGAGCGATCTGGGTATTCCTCTCGTTGGCATGGGCATCCTCTACCAGGAAGGATATTTCCGTCAATACCTGAACAATGACGGCTGGCAGCAGCAGCTCTATATAAATAATGATTTTTATAATATGCCGCTTACCAGGGTTTTGGACTCCAACGGCGAAGATTTGAAAATCGAGATCGATTTTCCCGGCGGTCCGCTTTATGCCCGGGTCTGGAAAATCCAAACAGGCCGCGTTCCTCTGTATCTCCTCGATACGAATATTGATGACAATACCAGGGAAAACCGGACCATCACTTCCTCTCTTTACGGCGGCGACCAGGAAATGCGCCTCAAACAGGAGATGCTCCTGGGAATCGGAGGTCTCCGCGCCCTTCATGCGATGGACATCTGGCCCACTGTCTGCCACATGAACGAAGGCCATGCCGCTTTCCTTTCCCTGGAGCGGATACGGACCCTCATGGAAATGGAGGGACTAACCTTCAACGAGGCGTTTGAGCTGGCCAGCGCGGGAAATGTCTTTACTACCCATACCCCTGTCGCGGCAGGTCATGACCGGTTCCCTCCGGAGCTCATGCTCCGCTATTTCGAGTCATTCATCCCGGAACTGGGATTGACGCGTGATGAATTCCTGGCGCTCGGACGAGTCAATCCCAAGACCCCTGACGAAAATTTCACCATGACAGTGCTTGCACTCAAAACCTCAGACCAGTCCAATGCGGTGAGCCGTCTTCACATGCAGGTTTCCCGTGAAATGTGGAAAGATCTCTGGCCTGATTTTCCCCTCGATGAAGTTCCGATTGCTCATGTCACCAACGGCATCCATGTTTCCAGTTGGGTTTCCCAGGACATGGTAGACCTTTTTGATCGCTATGTCGGCCCCAAGTGGCGGGATGAGCCGGCCAGTCTTGAAATCTGGAACCGGGTCAACAATATCCCCGATGAGGAAATCTGGCGCACCCATGAACGGCGGCGCGAACGTCTGGTTTCTTTTGTCCGGAGACGGCTCCAGATTCAGTTGAAACGCCAGGGGGCTTCGGACTATGAGTTGAACCTCGCCCGCGGCGCCTTGAATTCAAAGGCGCTTACCATCGGATTTGCCCGAAGGTTCGCCACCTACAAGCGAGGCGACCTCATCTTCCGTGATCTGCAGCGGCTTTCCAAAATTCTCAAAAATCCCGACCAGCCGGTGCAGATCATTATAGCCGGAAAAGCCCACCCCCGCGACGATGATGGCAAGGATCTGATCCGGCGCATTATCCATTATTCCCGCCTTCCCGAGATCAAGGGACAGGTAGTATTTGTCGAAGACTACGACCTGAGTGTAGCCCGATATTTATTGCAGGGGGTGGATGTATGGCTCAACACTCCCAGACGTCCCCTGGAAGCCTCCGGGACGAGCGGCATGAAAGCCGCCGCCAACGGCGCCATCAACCTGAGTATTCTTGACGGCTGGTGGGATGAAGCGTACACGCCGGAAGTCGGCTGGGCGATTGGATCGGGTGAGGTATATGATGATCCCAGTTTCCAGGACACTGTGGAGTCGAACGCCATTTACAATATCCTGGAAAAGGATTTGGCGCCCCTCTTTTATAATGTTGAGGCAAGCGGATTGCCTCGTAAATGGATAGAGAAAATGAAGCAGTCAATGAGCCGGCTAGTCCCAATTTTTAACACCCACCGCATGGTACATGAGTATTACAACGACCGCTACCGTCCGGCCATCAAAAGGTATAATGACCTGAAAGCCGACAAAGCAGCCCGCGCAGCAGCTCTCGCGCTATGGAAGCAGAAAATTCTGGAAAACTGGTCGGGGATACGGATCATTCGAGTCGATGCGGACAGCCTGGGGCCGTTCAAAGTCGGAGATTCGGTGAAAGTGACTGCCATGATCAGCCTGGGGAATCTTGCCCCCCAGGATGTCTGTGTAGAATTGTTTGCCGGGATGGTCGATGCCTCCGGGTTGCTTTTCGATACGATGCCGGTTTCCATGGAATGGAAAGGCGCCAAACAGAAGGGGCAGGTTTTCGAGGGTGCGCTCACACTGACACGGAGCGGAAAGGTGGGATACAGCCTCCGCATTCTGCCATGCAATCCCGATATGTTCTCATACCAGGATATGATGCTCATCAAGTGGGCATGA
- a CDS encoding carbohydrate kinase family protein, producing the protein MLRYPAFSISCVDSTGAGDAFHGAFCHFFSRGEEIGRCLELSSAVGALNCRAYGGRAALPTREELAAFLEENGRDPVFP; encoded by the coding sequence ATGCTCCGCTATCCAGCTTTCTCGATCTCCTGCGTGGATTCAACCGGCGCAGGCGATGCATTTCACGGCGCTTTCTGCCATTTCTTTTCGCGCGGGGAGGAAATCGGAAGGTGCCTTGAACTGTCATCGGCAGTCGGCGCGCTCAATTGCCGCGCTTACGGGGGAAGAGCGGCGCTCCCTACCCGTGAGGAACTGGCCGCTTTTCTCGAAGAGAACGGCCGTGATCCGGTATTTCCATGA
- a CDS encoding aldehyde dehydrogenase EutE, producing the protein MIDEQQIRKIVESVIASVAAGADLKPAASAGTAPSMADRPSPAVSATAGIRGQDGVFDRMEDAIAAAKGGFGLFRKFSIRDRERLISILRRTTLDHAEEFSRMIYEETGMGEYKDKILKHRNCAKNTPGTEDLISRSWSGEKGVCLEEFAPFGIIGSIIPSTHPVETMVNNAMIMLAGGNTVVFNPHPGAKKVTAYALQIYQKAVVAGGFPANLFTCVKNPTLETANVLFNHPDISLLSITGGPGVVKAAMATNKKVIAAGPGNPPVLVDETADLDRAAECIIKGATFDNNILCIAEKEVFVVESVYDKFLMALVKAGAFKLDDISFKLLAEKAFIPNEKGGHILNRDLIGRNAAHLADLVRVNIPEGTKLLFAETDLNNIFVQEEQMMPVLPIVRAKDFKEALEFCLNAEHGYRHTALIHSRDMNRITEFAKAMNTTIVVANGYSNQGDGPDDGEAYMAFTIATPTGEGVTSPRNFCRIRRLAIAGSLRFV; encoded by the coding sequence ATGATTGACGAACAACAAATACGAAAGATTGTGGAATCGGTGATCGCTTCAGTTGCTGCGGGCGCCGATCTGAAGCCGGCTGCATCAGCCGGAACAGCGCCTTCCATGGCCGATAGACCGTCGCCAGCAGTATCCGCCACCGCAGGCATCCGTGGGCAGGACGGCGTATTTGACCGTATGGAAGACGCCATCGCCGCGGCAAAAGGAGGTTTCGGACTGTTCAGAAAATTCAGCATACGGGACCGTGAGCGCCTCATCTCCATCCTGCGGCGCACCACCCTCGATCATGCTGAAGAGTTCAGCCGGATGATCTACGAAGAGACCGGAATGGGCGAATACAAGGACAAGATACTCAAACACCGCAACTGCGCCAAAAATACTCCCGGTACGGAAGACCTGATTTCACGGTCCTGGTCGGGCGAGAAAGGGGTTTGCCTGGAAGAGTTTGCGCCGTTCGGAATCATCGGCTCGATCATACCGTCCACCCATCCGGTGGAGACCATGGTGAACAATGCGATGATCATGCTGGCCGGCGGCAATACCGTGGTGTTCAATCCTCATCCCGGGGCGAAGAAGGTGACTGCTTATGCCCTTCAAATCTATCAAAAAGCGGTGGTTGCAGGAGGGTTTCCGGCGAATCTTTTCACCTGCGTGAAGAACCCGACTCTCGAGACCGCAAATGTTTTGTTCAACCATCCGGATATTTCTCTGCTTTCCATCACAGGAGGCCCCGGAGTGGTGAAAGCTGCGATGGCCACCAACAAGAAAGTTATCGCTGCCGGCCCCGGCAATCCGCCGGTGCTGGTGGACGAAACTGCCGACCTGGACCGCGCCGCCGAGTGCATCATCAAAGGCGCTACCTTCGACAACAACATTCTCTGCATCGCCGAGAAAGAGGTGTTCGTTGTCGAGTCCGTGTACGACAAGTTCCTGATGGCGCTGGTCAAGGCAGGGGCGTTCAAGCTCGATGACATCAGTTTCAAACTCCTTGCCGAAAAAGCCTTTATTCCCAACGAAAAGGGCGGACATATCCTGAACCGTGACCTGATTGGACGGAATGCTGCGCACCTTGCCGACCTGGTCAGGGTGAACATTCCCGAGGGCACGAAACTACTTTTTGCCGAAACTGACCTGAACAATATTTTTGTACAGGAAGAGCAGATGATGCCGGTTCTGCCGATTGTCCGGGCGAAGGATTTCAAAGAGGCGCTGGAATTTTGCCTTAATGCGGAGCACGGCTATCGTCATACCGCCCTGATCCATTCACGGGACATGAACCGTATCACCGAGTTCGCCAAAGCCATGAACACCACCATCGTGGTGGCCAACGGCTACTCTAACCAGGGCGACGGCCCCGATGACGGCGAGGCATACATGGCGTTCACCATTGCCACCCCGACAGGCGAGGGAGTCACTTCTCCCCGCAATTTCTGCCGTATTAGGAGACTTGCGATCGCAGGAAGCCTTCGGTTCGTATAA
- a CDS encoding BMC domain-containing protein has product MALSGRALGFIETRGFIGAVEAADSMLKAASVSLVGYRKTGSGYIAVMVRGDVGAVKAAVEAGVIAASRLGEIISTSVIASPHADMDQMI; this is encoded by the coding sequence ATGGCACTTTCCGGGAGAGCATTGGGATTTATCGAAACACGCGGATTTATCGGCGCAGTTGAAGCCGCCGACAGCATGCTCAAGGCTGCTTCGGTGAGCCTGGTCGGCTACCGTAAGACGGGGAGCGGATACATTGCGGTAATGGTGCGCGGGGACGTCGGTGCGGTCAAAGCAGCGGTTGAGGCCGGAGTAATCGCCGCCTCACGGTTAGGGGAAATCATTTCCACTTCGGTGATTGCCAGCCCCCATGCGGATATGGACCAGATGATATAA
- a CDS encoding class II aldolase/adducin family protein, whose amino-acid sequence MENLEKQIREQICEVGRRLWLKGWVASNDGNISMRLGDSYVLTTPTGVSKGFMSPDMLMKVDMDGNIRSGYLKPSSEIKIHLEAYRRRDDVRGVVHAHPPVSTGYAVANIPLDFQTLPEIVICLGHVPLAKYGTPSTSELSDSISELILCHNAILLANHGVVTLGADVMDAYYKMESVELFAQISLTAQKLGGARKFTPPEVKKLEEVREQFGIRIGGSACMCCGKCTGTCGLEQSTESEYEDLVTEITTKIMKEMNV is encoded by the coding sequence ATGGAAAATCTCGAAAAACAGATACGGGAACAGATTTGTGAAGTAGGCAGGCGTCTCTGGCTAAAAGGCTGGGTAGCCTCGAATGACGGCAACATCAGCATGCGGCTGGGGGACAGTTATGTCCTTACCACCCCGACCGGTGTTTCGAAAGGATTCATGTCCCCGGACATGTTGATGAAAGTGGACATGGACGGCAATATCCGAAGCGGCTATCTGAAGCCATCCTCCGAAATCAAGATTCACCTGGAAGCTTACCGCCGCCGTGACGATGTCAGGGGTGTGGTTCACGCCCACCCGCCGGTAAGCACCGGCTATGCTGTGGCAAATATTCCGCTCGATTTCCAGACCCTTCCGGAGATTGTCATCTGCCTGGGACATGTGCCCCTCGCCAAATACGGGACTCCGTCCACCAGCGAGCTTTCCGATTCCATATCCGAGCTGATTCTCTGCCACAACGCCATTCTTCTTGCTAATCACGGTGTGGTTACTCTCGGCGCGGATGTTATGGATGCCTACTACAAGATGGAGAGTGTGGAGCTGTTCGCCCAGATATCGCTGACAGCGCAAAAGCTCGGCGGAGCGAGGAAGTTTACACCGCCGGAGGTTAAAAAGCTGGAGGAAGTCCGTGAACAGTTTGGAATCCGTATCGGCGGCAGCGCCTGCATGTGCTGCGGAAAATGCACCGGGACCTGTGGACTCGAGCAGAGCACTGAATCAGAATACGAGGACTTGGTCACTGAAATCACCACCAAAATAATGAAAGAAATGAATGTATAG
- a CDS encoding acetate/propionate family kinase — MVCNIGSTSFKFQLIDMRDESVLCRGNVERVGSEKARMRFYLGNDALRVDEERSVPDQGAAVQAGLAFLTAEVVHSLDDIDAVGFKTVQAGEENGSVLLTDKVLRAMEEYCDLAPAHNPAYLAAIRMFAELMPCKDMVGVFEPGFHTQKPEYARVYGAPLEWYEKYGVMKYGYHGASLRYVTGETVRKLRLDPKKHKIVACHLGGSSSVCAFKDGVSIDTSMGLSAQSGLIQSTRTGDIDAFAIPYIMKKKGITMEEAYRELSANGGLKGLSGTSGDMRDILAAIEQGSRGAKLARDKFIYDIKFYMGAYILLMGGVNAVCFTGGTGQKDPDLRAEVLTSLGFLGFKLDHAANSANAERIDARGSKIAALVLETNEELIVARETKKVIEG, encoded by the coding sequence ATGGTTTGCAATATCGGGTCCACATCGTTCAAATTCCAGCTTATCGATATGAGGGACGAGAGCGTTCTTTGCCGAGGGAATGTCGAGCGGGTCGGCTCGGAGAAAGCCCGTATGAGATTCTACCTTGGTAACGACGCACTGCGGGTTGATGAGGAAAGGTCGGTTCCCGACCAGGGCGCCGCGGTTCAGGCCGGGCTGGCATTCCTTACCGCCGAGGTGGTTCACTCCCTTGACGATATCGATGCGGTCGGATTCAAGACGGTGCAGGCGGGTGAGGAGAACGGCTCGGTGCTGCTCACAGACAAGGTGCTCCGGGCGATGGAGGAGTACTGCGATCTGGCGCCGGCCCATAATCCCGCTTATCTCGCGGCCATCCGGATGTTTGCGGAGCTGATGCCATGCAAAGATATGGTGGGAGTGTTCGAGCCGGGATTTCACACACAGAAGCCGGAATATGCCAGAGTTTACGGCGCCCCGCTCGAATGGTACGAGAAATATGGGGTGATGAAATATGGATATCACGGCGCCTCGCTCCGCTATGTTACCGGGGAAACGGTAAGGAAGCTTCGCCTCGACCCGAAGAAACACAAGATCGTAGCGTGTCACCTTGGCGGGTCCTCCTCGGTGTGTGCTTTCAAGGATGGCGTATCGATCGATACCTCGATGGGATTAAGCGCCCAGTCGGGACTCATCCAGTCCACCCGTACCGGAGACATCGATGCCTTCGCCATTCCCTACATCATGAAGAAGAAGGGAATCACCATGGAGGAAGCCTACAGAGAGCTGAGCGCCAACGGCGGCCTCAAGGGGCTTTCCGGGACTTCTGGAGATATGCGGGATATTCTGGCGGCGATTGAACAGGGCAGCCGTGGGGCGAAACTGGCCCGTGATAAATTTATCTACGATATTAAATTCTACATGGGAGCATATATTCTTCTCATGGGCGGAGTGAATGCCGTCTGCTTTACCGGCGGAACCGGCCAGAAAGACCCGGACCTCCGCGCAGAAGTGCTGACCTCGCTCGGATTTCTCGGTTTCAAACTCGACCATGCCGCCAACTCCGCCAATGCGGAACGGATAGATGCCAGGGGTTCAAAAATCGCCGCGCTGGTTCTGGAAACAAACGAAGAGTTGATTGTGGCCCGTGAAACGAAAAAGGTGATTGAAGGATGA
- a CDS encoding EutN/CcmL family microcompartment protein, protein MEMGRVRGSLVLNMTLPALKGKKIRVLEEVDSRDIAKPGELIISFDYIGAGDGQLVLYEGGPESSMAFLPDMTGSDANILAIVDEIVM, encoded by the coding sequence ATGGAGATGGGAAGAGTAAGGGGATCGCTGGTGTTAAACATGACCCTGCCGGCGCTTAAGGGGAAAAAGATCCGTGTCCTTGAGGAAGTTGATTCCCGAGACATTGCCAAACCCGGTGAATTGATCATCAGTTTTGATTATATCGGCGCAGGCGATGGGCAATTGGTCCTCTATGAGGGCGGCCCTGAGTCTTCGATGGCGTTCCTGCCCGACATGACCGGTTCGGATGCCAATATCCTGGCAATTGTTGATGAGATTGTGATGTAG
- a CDS encoding RpiB/LacA/LacB family sugar-phosphate isomerase yields MNQDELIEAVVKEVKRVLALKGVQVASAPEKPPVSGKAVSPHAKPALEAPRTDSGGGDLTGKQVIIQKDLLMIQGKTVRIARKAVVTPLALDYAREKGITIMRVDATEKKEGMPSLPGAVTVGLAVSQGFPGNSGILCSILAAKGFQVRELSGASYETAVKNMCNAVASGTAQFGICLEKTGLEGPIHANRNQVIRAVHCRGIHEARAARVDIGANVIVLDAESDPEEIVSGFTGL; encoded by the coding sequence ATGAATCAGGATGAGTTGATCGAAGCCGTAGTGAAAGAAGTGAAAAGGGTTCTGGCTTTGAAAGGGGTGCAGGTTGCCTCTGCTCCGGAGAAGCCCCCTGTTTCAGGTAAAGCGGTTAGTCCACATGCGAAGCCGGCTTTGGAGGCGCCTCGGACGGATTCAGGCGGCGGCGACCTGACAGGGAAGCAGGTCATCATACAGAAAGACCTTCTCATGATACAGGGGAAAACAGTCCGGATTGCGAGGAAGGCGGTCGTTACTCCGCTGGCCCTCGATTACGCCCGTGAAAAGGGAATCACTATTATGCGGGTGGATGCCACAGAGAAAAAGGAAGGAATGCCATCCCTGCCCGGTGCAGTCACCGTCGGGCTGGCTGTAAGCCAGGGATTTCCGGGAAACAGCGGGATTCTTTGTTCAATTCTCGCCGCCAAAGGATTTCAGGTTCGGGAGCTTTCCGGGGCTTCCTACGAAACCGCTGTAAAAAACATGTGCAATGCGGTCGCCTCCGGAACTGCGCAATTCGGGATATGTCTTGAAAAAACCGGTCTGGAAGGCCCTATTCATGCAAACCGCAACCAGGTCATCCGCGCTGTCCATTGCCGTGGAATCCATGAGGCCCGCGCGGCAAGGGTGGATATCGGGGCGAATGTCATTGTCCTCGACGCCGAGAGCGATCCTGAAGAAATCGTCTCCGGCTTTACCGGCCTTTGA
- a CDS encoding EutN/CcmL family microcompartment protein, protein MRDALVIGSITSTIKHPCLSGKKLLIVQVLNAAGQPEGRPQIVVDFIGAGKGDRVLLSWDGWGSQEYFNNPKVPQRAWLCGIIDENDER, encoded by the coding sequence ATGCGCGACGCACTAGTAATCGGAAGCATAACTTCTACCATCAAACATCCCTGCCTTTCGGGCAAGAAGCTCCTTATCGTGCAGGTGCTCAATGCCGCCGGCCAGCCGGAGGGAAGGCCGCAGATAGTGGTTGATTTCATCGGCGCCGGAAAAGGGGACCGGGTGCTTTTGAGCTGGGATGGCTGGGGGTCTCAGGAGTATTTCAACAACCCCAAGGTTCCGCAGCGGGCCTGGCTGTGCGGTATCATAGATGAGAATGACGAGCGGTAA
- a CDS encoding four helix bundle protein — MKTFRDLLVWQKSIELVVEIYKVTKRFPNDECYGLTSQMRRCAVSIPSNMAEGYGRNSPNDFARFLQISTGSLFELQTQIEISHKLNYVTSNDFDALYESTREIERMLSSFIRKVQEPQT, encoded by the coding sequence GTGAAAACTTTCAGAGATCTACTTGTCTGGCAAAAATCGATTGAGTTGGTTGTTGAAATCTATAAGGTGACCAAAAGATTTCCGAATGATGAATGCTATGGATTAACCTCGCAGATGAGACGGTGTGCAGTTTCAATTCCTAGTAATATGGCGGAAGGTTACGGCCGCAATTCACCTAACGATTTTGCTCGTTTTTTACAAATTTCAACTGGTTCACTTTTTGAATTGCAGACACAAATAGAGATTTCTCACAAGCTGAATTACGTAACCTCGAATGATTTTGATGCTCTCTATGAAAGTACAAGAGAAATCGAAAGAATGCTGAGCAGTTTTATACGGAAAGTACAGGAACCGCAAACATAA
- a CDS encoding BMC domain-containing protein, translating into MSLCIGFLEYISVGKGIEAADLISKNTGIDILLSAPNCPGRYQILFSGDVGAVEEAVELAHGIADFNYLDSLVLPRVDDQVVRALYAPDTTDIGDAIGVFETMTMTATIEGADTMVKTSNVHILDLRLGKGLAGKSYVIVTGAVQDVRSAMDAALERVKDRGVLISSVVIPSINRELIRHLV; encoded by the coding sequence ATGAGCTTATGCATAGGATTTCTCGAATATATCAGCGTCGGCAAGGGTATCGAGGCGGCGGACCTTATATCGAAAAATACCGGAATCGACATTCTCCTTTCAGCCCCGAACTGCCCGGGACGCTACCAGATTCTCTTTTCCGGCGATGTGGGCGCGGTGGAGGAGGCGGTTGAGCTGGCGCACGGCATCGCCGATTTCAATTATCTGGATTCGCTGGTTCTGCCAAGGGTGGACGATCAGGTCGTCCGGGCGCTCTACGCCCCTGATACCACTGACATCGGTGACGCCATCGGCGTCTTCGAGACCATGACCATGACCGCCACCATCGAGGGGGCGGATACGATGGTGAAAACATCAAATGTACATATCCTGGACCTCCGGCTGGGAAAAGGGCTTGCCGGAAAGTCCTATGTGATTGTCACCGGCGCAGTTCAGGATGTCCGCTCTGCCATGGACGCCGCTCTGGAAAGGGTCAAGGACCGCGGGGTGCTCATCTCTTCGGTGGTGATTCCGTCGATCAATCGTGAGTTGATCAGACATTTGGTGTAA